A genomic segment from Malaclemys terrapin pileata isolate rMalTer1 chromosome 1, rMalTer1.hap1, whole genome shotgun sequence encodes:
- the RPL3 gene encoding 60S ribosomal protein L3, giving the protein MTHIVREVDRPGSKVNKKEVVEAVTVVETPPMVIVGIVGYVQTPRGLRTFKTIFAEHISDECKRRFYKNWHKSKKKAFTKYCKKWQDEEGKKQLEKDFNSMKKYCQVIRVIAHTQMRLLPLRQKKSHLMEIQVNGGTIAEKVDWAREKLEQQVPVSTVFGQDEMIDVIGVTKGKGYKGVTSRWHTKKLPRKTHRGLRKVACIGAWHPARVAFSVARAGQKGYHHRTEINKKVYKIGQGYQVKDGKLIKNNASTDYDLSDKSINPLGGFVHYGEVTNDFIMLKGCVVGTKKRVLTLRKSLLVQTKRRALEKIDLKFIDTTSKFGHGRFQTVEEKKAFMGPLKKDRIAKEETA; this is encoded by the exons ATGACCCACATTGTCCGGGAAGTGGACAGGCCTGGATCTA AGGTGAACAAGAAGGAAGTGGTAGAAGCAGTCACTGTGGTAGAGACTCCTCCCATGGTCATTGTGGGCATAGTGGGCTACGTGCAGACTCCCCGTGGCCTCCGCACCTTCAAGACCATCTTTGCTGAGCACATCAGTGATGAGTGCAAGAGACGCTTCTACAAGAACTG GCACAAGTCCAAGAAGAAGGCCTTCACCAAGTATTGCAAGAAGTGGCAGGATGAGGAGGGCAAAAAGCAGCTAGAGAAGGATTTCAATAGCATGAAGAAGTACTGCCAGGTTATCCGGGTCATAGCTCACACTCAG ATGCGTTTGCTTCCGCTGCGGCAGAAGAAGTCTCACCTGATGGAGATCCAAGTGAATGGTGGCACCATTGCTGAGAAAGTGGACTGGGCCCGGGAGAAGCTGGAACAGCAGGTCCCTGTGTCAACTGTCTTTGGCCAAGATGAGATGATAGACGTCATTGGAGTCACCAAGGGCAAGGGATACAAAG GGGTCACCAGCCGCTGGCATACCAAAAAGCTGCCTCGCAAGACCCACAGGGGTCTGCGGAAAGTAGCCTGCATTGGCGCTTGGCATCCTGCTCGCGTGGCTTTCTCTGTAGCCCGAGCTGGTCAGAAGGGATACCACCATCGCACAGAAATTAATAAGAAG GTCTACAAGATTGGCCAAGGTTACCAAGTCAAGGATGGAAAGCTGATCAAAAACAATGCATCAACTGACTATGATCTGTCGGACAAGAGCATTAACCCTCTG GGCGGTTTTGTCCACTATGGTGAAGTGACCAATGACTTTATCATGTTGAAAGGCTGTGTGGTTGGGACCAAGAAGAGAGTCCTAACTCTGCGCAAG TCCCTGCTTGTGCAGACAAAGCGTCGGGCCCTGGAGAAGATTGACTTGAAGTTTATTGACACAACTTCCAAATTTGGTCATGGCCGCTTCCAGACCGTGGAGGAGAAGAAGGCTTTCATG ggaccactcaagaaagatcgtATTGCTAAAGAGGAGACTGCTTAA